The following are encoded in a window of Cervus canadensis isolate Bull #8, Minnesota chromosome 11, ASM1932006v1, whole genome shotgun sequence genomic DNA:
- the LOC122449468 gene encoding olfactory receptor 6Q1, which yields MQPDTPNQTHMAEFVLLGFAEAHETRLFLFILFLTMYLLTLVENLAIILVVGLDHRLHRPMYFFLTHLSCLEIGYTSVTVPKMLAGFLGVAGGQRISYAGCLSQLFIFTFLGATECLLLAAMAYDRYVAICLPLRYGALVSWGACGRLAAACWLGGLLTPALPIYLMSRLTFCGPNVIDHFFCDASPLLALACSDVGPKETADLLVSLAVLLASSAAIAASYGRIVWTLLRLRAAAARRKAFSTCAAHLGVVSLFYGTLFFMYARTRAAPSVSFSKVVSVFYSIVTPMLNPLIYSLRNHEVKGALGRAFSCRSWKGR from the coding sequence ATGCAGCCCGACACCCCAAACCAGACCCACATGGCGGAGTTTGTCTTGCTGGGCTTCGCTGAGGCCCATGAGACACGcctcttcctcttcatcctcttCCTCACCATGTACCTGCTCACCTTGGTGGAGAACTTGGCCATCATCCTGGTGGTGGGCTTGGACCACCGCCTCCATAGgcccatgtatttcttcctgaCGCACTTGTCCTGCCTTGAAATCGGGTATACTTCAGTCACGGTGCCCAAGATGCTGGCGGGTTTCCTTGGGGTGGCTGGAGGCCAGAGGATCTCCTATGCGGGCTGCCTGTCCCAGCTTTTCATCTTCACCTTCCTCGGGGCCACGGAGTGTCTGCTGCTGGCCGCCATGGCCTAcgaccgctacgtggccatctgcctGCCTCTCCGGTACGGGGCGCTGGTGTCCTGGGGCGCCTGTGGCCGCCTGGCAGCCGCCTGCTGGCTGGGGGGCCTGCTCACCCCCGCGTTGCCCATCTATCTCATGTCCCGACTGACGTTTTGTGGCCCCAACGTCATCGACCACTTCTTCTGCGACGCCTCGCCGCTGCTGGCCCTGGCCTGCTCGGACGTCGGCCCGAAGGAGACCGCAGACCTCCTGGTCTCGCTGGCCGTGCTCCTGGCCTCGTCCGCGGCCATCGCCGCGTCCTACGGCCGCATCGTCTGGACGCTGCTGCGGCTCCGCGCGGCCGCGGCGCGCAGaaaggccttctccacctgcgCGGCCCACCTGGGCGTGGTGAGCCTCTTCTACGGCACTCTCTTCTTCATGTACGCCCGCACCCGAGCGGCCCCTTCCGTCAGCTTCAGCAAGGTGGTGTCGGTCTTCTACTCCATCGTCACGCCCATGCTCAACCCCCTCATCTACAGTCTCCGAAACCACGAGGTCAAGGGGGCTCTGGGGAGAGCCTTCTCCTGCAGGTCTTGGAAAGGTCGGTGA